Proteins from a single region of Aerococcus viridans:
- a CDS encoding AEC family transporter encodes MFGNFMIGFNAVMPMLIYMLFGQFFAQAGMIKQDSFQDFNKALFKILLPINLFTNIYKSDFKQSFNGYALTYILVIALILYLILAFIIPRVSNDRTRYGVMLQGSVRANAILFGLPLGTSLLGEANMGMVTITLAIIVPFWNIMSVIGFSLYSEDKVSFKQMGKSIITNPMVVATFIGLIVVLLGLQFPEAINTSLTNINRMVSPLALMVMGGTFSFAKLKDVDFALIFTVANKLIIIPLSGLTLGAILGFRGDAIVSILIAFAGPTAVSSYAQAIAADGDGDLANQTVVFTTMLSMITLVFLITLMKTFNLF; translated from the coding sequence ATGTTTGGTAACTTTATGATCGGGTTTAATGCAGTCATGCCGATGTTAATCTATATGCTTTTTGGACAATTTTTTGCCCAAGCGGGAATGATTAAACAAGATTCCTTCCAAGACTTCAACAAAGCCTTATTTAAAATTTTGCTACCAATCAACTTATTCACCAATATTTATAAGTCTGATTTCAAGCAATCATTCAACGGCTATGCCTTGACTTATATTCTTGTCATCGCTTTAATCCTATACCTTATTCTAGCCTTTATTATTCCAAGGGTATCCAATGACCGGACCCGTTACGGGGTGATGCTGCAGGGGTCAGTCAGAGCGAACGCCATCCTATTTGGTTTACCCTTAGGGACCTCTCTATTGGGTGAAGCAAATATGGGGATGGTGACTATTACCTTGGCCATCATCGTGCCCTTCTGGAATATCATGTCGGTTATCGGTTTTTCCTTGTATTCAGAAGATAAAGTCTCTTTTAAACAGATGGGTAAAAGTATTATCACTAACCCAATGGTGGTTGCCACGTTCATTGGTTTGATTGTTGTCTTACTGGGCCTACAATTTCCAGAAGCCATCAATACTTCTTTAACCAACATTAACCGAATGGTATCACCGCTTGCATTAATGGTCATGGGTGGGACTTTCTCTTTTGCCAAATTGAAAGATGTCGATTTTGCCTTAATCTTTACTGTAGCCAATAAATTGATTATTATTCCATTAAGCGGACTTACCTTAGGTGCTATTCTCGGTTTTAGAGGGGATGCAATCGTGTCTATCCTGATTGCCTTTGCAGGTCCAACGGCTGTATCGTCTTATGCTCAAGCCATTGCTGCTGACGGAGACGGGGATTTAGCCAATCAAACAGTTGTATTCACAACTATGTTATCAATGATTACCTTGGTATTCTTGATTACCTTAATGAAAACATTTAATTTATTCTAA